The sequence CCCGCGAGGGTGCGGGCCTGTGCGGGCCCGCTTTGGCCGCGAGGATGCGGACCCCCGAGGCCCCCGCCTGCGTCACCCCGCCGCGCGGATCAGCCCGCCACGGGCGACCAGGTGCCGTCCGGGTTGCGGCAGGCGGTGCCGCGCGCGGTCTGCGGCTGGCCGTTGATATAGATGGTGTGGGTGAACTCGCGGCACTTGGGCGAGCCGCCGCGCGCATAGGCGGGGCCGGGCACGATGGTGCCATAGGCGCCGCTGTCGCCGCGCCAGCTCACCGGCGCGCCGGGATTGCCATATTCCAGTGCCTGCATTTCCGCCTGCTGCGCCCGCTGCCGGTCCGCCTGGTCGAGCGCATTGCCGATCGAGCCGCCGATCAGGCCACCCACCGCCGCGCCGACCAGCGTGCTGGCGGTGCTGTGGCCGACCACCTGGCCGATAATGCCGCCCGCCACCGCGCCAACGGCCGCGCCGCCCACGGTGTTCGGGTTTTCCTGCGCGGTGCTGCAGCCCGCGAGGGCGCCGGCGACAAGGCCCACGGCGACGAATTGGTATGCGCGCATGAAATTACATCCTCCAGCTTCGGCACGGCGCCTGTCGCACCAAGGATGAGAGGAATAGGGCGAAAGCGCGGCCCCGTCACCCCTTTCGCCCCGTCACGCCGCCGGCAGCCGCACCACGCAGCGCAGACCCCCGAAAGGCGAACGGCCGAGCGTGAGCCGCCCGCCATAGAGCCCGACAAGCTCGGCGACGATGGACAGGCCGAGCCCGGAACCGGGCTGCGTCTCGTCAAGCCGCTTGCCGCGTTTGAGCGCCTCGGTCTGCTGCTCCGGCGTCAGGCCGGGCCCGTCATCGTCGATGGTGATGTCGAAATAGTCCCGCTCACCTGCCGCGCCCGGCACCGCCGCCACCGCGATCTCCACCAGCGTGCGCGCCCATTTGCAGCCATTGTCCACGAGATTGCCGAGGATCTCCTCAAGGTCCTGCCGTTCGCCGCGAAAGCGCAGCCCGTCCGCCACCTCGGCCTCCACCGCCACGCCCTTGGCGCGGTAGACCTTGGCCAGCGTCGCGGCGATGCGCGCGACAATGGGCTCGACCTCCTCCACCGTGGTGACGACGGAGGCGCGCGCCGCCATGCGGGCGCGTTCCAGATGGTGCGCCACCTGGTCCTTCATGATCTGCGCCTGTTCGGTCACCTTGGCGGCGAGCCCGGCCTCCGCGCCAGAACCGCGCGCCGCCTCGTTCTGCAGCACGGAAATCGGCGTCTTCAGCGCATGGGCGAGATTGCCGACATGGGTGCGGGCGCGCTCGACAATCTCGCGATTGGTGTCGATCAGCGCGTTGACCTCCGCCGCCAGGGGGGCGATCTCGATGGGGTAGTCGCCCTCGATGCGGTCGGCGCGGCCGGTGCGCACCTCGTGCAGCGCGCCCAGCATGCGCTTGAGCGGGCGCAGGCCGAACAGCACCTGAAACACCAGCGTCAGCAGGAAGGCGCCCCCGAGAATCGCCAGCGTCGCCGCCAGCGCCTGGTCGAAGGCGGCGACCTCCTCCTCGATCTCGCCGGCATCCGCCGCCACTGCCACCGCATAGCGCCCATCCTCGCCGAGATCGACCACGCGCTCGACAATGCGCAGCCTCTGGCCGGAAGGCCCGTCGGCATAGGCCTCGCGCATGCCGGAGACATCGGTCTCGCCTTCGCGCTGGAACAGCAGCGGCAGCTTGCCCTCAGGCAGCGAGCGCGAGGTCTTCACCTGCGCCGCCGGCCCGTCGGTGCGGGTGATCTGCCAGTACCAGCCGGAAATGGGGAAGTTGAACAGCGGGTCGCCCAATGTCGTCGGCTCCGGCATGGTGCCGGAGGGCGAATTGGCGACGTCGGCGACGATGGTCTTGAGATAGACATCGAGCCGCTGATCGAAGGAGCGTTCCACCGCCGCGCGGTAGACCTGATGCAGCGCGAAGCCGGTGACGGCCAGCACGGCGGCGCTGATCACCGTCGCCGAAACGAACAGGCGCAGTGCCAGCGAGCCGGTGCGCATCAGCGCGGCGCCTCGCGCATGGCCTCGGGCGCGACGAGGAGATAGCCGAGCCCGCGCACGGTCTGGATCACATCCACCTCCAGCTTCTTGCGCAGGCGGCCGACGAAGACCTCGATCGTGTTGGAATCACGGTCGAAATCCTGGTCGTAGAGATGCTCCACCAGTTCGGTGCGCGACACGACGCGACCGGTATGGTGCATGAGATAGGCGAGCAGCCGGTGCTCATGCGAGGTCAGCTTCACCTGACGGCCATTCACCGTCACGCGGCCGGAGCGCGTGTCGAGCATGACCGGCCCGCAGGTGAGTTCGCTAGCGGCATGGCC comes from Ancylobacter polymorphus and encodes:
- a CDS encoding YMGG-like glycine zipper-containing protein — translated: MRAYQFVAVGLVAGALAGCSTAQENPNTVGGAAVGAVAGGIIGQVVGHSTASTLVGAAVGGLIGGSIGNALDQADRQRAQQAEMQALEYGNPGAPVSWRGDSGAYGTIVPGPAYARGGSPKCREFTHTIYINGQPQTARGTACRNPDGTWSPVAG
- a CDS encoding ATP-binding protein, whose product is MRTGSLALRLFVSATVISAAVLAVTGFALHQVYRAAVERSFDQRLDVYLKTIVADVANSPSGTMPEPTTLGDPLFNFPISGWYWQITRTDGPAAQVKTSRSLPEGKLPLLFQREGETDVSGMREAYADGPSGQRLRIVERVVDLGEDGRYAVAVAADAGEIEEEVAAFDQALAATLAILGGAFLLTLVFQVLFGLRPLKRMLGALHEVRTGRADRIEGDYPIEIAPLAAEVNALIDTNREIVERARTHVGNLAHALKTPISVLQNEAARGSGAEAGLAAKVTEQAQIMKDQVAHHLERARMAARASVVTTVEEVEPIVARIAATLAKVYRAKGVAVEAEVADGLRFRGERQDLEEILGNLVDNGCKWARTLVEIAVAAVPGAAGERDYFDITIDDDGPGLTPEQQTEALKRGKRLDETQPGSGLGLSIVAELVGLYGGRLTLGRSPFGGLRCVVRLPAA